A region of the Cryptococcus neoformans var. neoformans B-3501A chromosome 6, whole genome shotgun sequence genome:
TTTGTCTCTGGGAACCTCGGGAACCCTCAGATGGAATAAGATTGACAGCGAGCAGTGGATACTGCATATGCAACTTTTGCCAGATCCGAACATGGACTCGACTATGGCAGCTTTTAGGTTTGGCGGCCCCCCGGATCTGCAGACGTCACCATTTTTAGTCGAGCCCCTTGCCTTGTCAGCAAACGCGCACCGCCGACCGACGATCCGTACATCACTGACCCGAATAGCCAACATATGCATACATCATACTACTGTTATCCGCTACTGTAAAAAAGGCCTTAGGTGGAAACAGCTGCAAACGACATCGACAATCTGATCGGCCGCAATGTCTTCGCCCGCCCCGAATACCCCTTCACCTCCCTCACACACAGCAGGTCTTCCCTCTTCGCTCTTAATTCTTGAACGCCCTGAGCTTTCACATCTTGCTCAGTGGAGTGTTTCATCTCATAAATATGGCTTTGGCGTCGACAATTTGCGGGACGGTAATGATAGCACCTTTTGGCAGTGAGTGTTGGCAATCCCCCAGAGACGATTGGTTGACTATCCCGTCGTCGACATCCTTTCGTAGATCTGAAGGGGCGCAACCTCATACAATTGATCTGGCCTTCCCTCGAAAAGTCATGATATCGGTAAATACTATCCAACGTATCTGACATGAGAGCCACGCTGATCAGATAATGACCTAGGCTATTGCAGTGCACATGTCACATCCTCGAGATGATTCTTACACGCCTTCTAAAATCGGTATAAGGTGTGGTACCGGAGTGCATGATCTCCAAGAAGTAAGCATTCGCCTTGCATATAATATATGAATGAGCTGATCTGATAGCAGGTCCGATATATGGAATTTTCGAAACCCGATGGCTGGCATTTGATCCCTTTGCGACCTATGGAACACACCGCCTCTCGcatggaaaaagaggggTGAGTCTCGCAGGAGGGCTGATAAGCTGTAGCAGAATTTACAATATGTAATTAGCCCCCCTATACCTTGCCATTTTCTAAGGGTTCTTATCTTTGCGAACCACTTGAATGGAAAGGATACGCATGTCAGAGGTTTAAAGGTGTTTGGTCCCCCTGGGTATGGATTATTCACTTGCTGTGTTTAATGATACTGATGCATCAATAGCCCGAAAGAAAATACTCAAgtatcttctccttcaatcACGATGTCCCAGCAGGCGGTGGATGAAATAGGAAGTGGTCGAAGACTGCTTGAGCTGGGCCATGACGGTCTCAGTGGATTCACAAGCACAGAATTCAAGATGCACGAATGGATACGTTGAGCTCGAAGTCTAAGAGCTGTAGTCGTTTTGATCGTTGTATTAGTATATCAAGTATCTAGACATTATATAGACTCTATAAATTTGACCATATTATACAGCATTTCATTAACAGGTGTCTCCAAACCCATTTTCTCACCAAGCTTGACAACGTAGCCATTGATATAGTCCACCTCTGTAAGTCTTTTCTCGCGTATATCTACAGCCATAGAAGATGTATTATCAACCGTAGAGGCGATGATGTTCGTAAGATGCTGCTGAAGGACGTGTGGTTGAAACGCTTGTAGCTCCtccgaggagaaggactGGGTTTGTAGGTAGGACAGAAAGACCCTAGATGTTTCGTCCACCACGGCCTCGACCAGCGCTGTGCCGCCGCTATAGGTGGATAGAGTGCCGTTTCGCAACTGCCCTCTTCCCAAAATGGCGGTAAGTGGGTTAACAACTGCATTCACAGCCAGTTTTAACAATAGGGCCAGACGCAATTGATGATAGGATAAGAGCATAGGGTTGAGGGGTGTTGTGGAAAGCAGAGCAGAGAGAGTAAAATGAAGATTGGTCAGGTCTCCACTACCCTCCGGTACGGCTGGAAGTTGCAAAGGCGATTCAATAGCTGTTGAGTTTGAACCAAATAACCACTTTTCCAAGGGGTCTGCGACTTTTCTAGGATGTGGTACTACTCCCCATTTGATATCTCCATGACCATTAGGTGTGTGATGTCCAATTACGCCTTTACCGCCAGCAGGTGCTACCCCATGCGGGGTTGTACCTAAAACGAAGAATGGTCGGTTGGTATTCTCTGGCCACAGATGCTCGCATAACTCATCATATACACCCATCCCATTTTGCAACAGAGTCACGACCGAAGTGGGACTCAAGCGGGGAAGCAGAGGCCGGATGGCTGAGAGTGTTTGAGTCGTTTTCAGTGTCACAATTAGAGATGTTATGTGGCATCCTTCGGAGTTCGGGGACTCGAAGTCATAATTTGAAGATCTGGAAGTTATTCCATTGCGCGTGACAGACAGATCTGAGAAAAGGGAGGCATTACGAACCAGAAGAgtgagagggagagagggatgagccaagcgaagatgatgggcaATAAGGGTGCCAATGGACCCAATGCCAAGCTGAGCACGTCAGGTGCCAGATTTGACAGCGTGAATACAATGTTCACTCACGATATGTACCCGGCCCATGAGATATGGTCGAGTACAATATCAGTACTGCTTCTTGTCccatggaaagaggagatgcaccacctccaccttggACCTGCTGCTGATGCCACACTTTTTTGAAATAAGCCACGTGGTCCAGTAAGAGTAAAACGCCGCCTAATGCCGGGTGCATTTACCTCTGCTTTCAAGGTCTGACTTGTTCATGTACGAGCTGCAAATTATTTCACCTAAAACATTCGTCACCTTACAGCCCAGAAAACAATTTCCCAACACCCGCAACGTAAGCAGAAGATACCCCCAGACGCCGCCAGCTAACTCTCCCCAAGAATGTCCATGCACTTCGCTCCCCAATGGGCCAAACCCATCAAGCCCTCCGGCTCGACAACTACTACTCCTACAACAGAAGTTCCTCTTAGGAAGTCTAccacatcttctcccttcccgGCTTTGCCCGCGAACCCTAGATCGGCGTCTCCAACGACTACAACTCATCCTACTTTGAGCTACTCGCGCGTAACGCATACCCCATCTAGTCCCAATGTTGCGACAGACGGCTATTTCCCCAACCAGGACCTGAACGGAGGAATGGTGAATGTCCATCCATTCAGGTATAGTCGCGAGCAAATACTTTCGCTCTTTGACGAGAGCAAGTTCAAGGAAAGGCCTATTGAGTTAGTGGAGATGGCAGAAGGCGGCGGTGTGTTGGTTAGCCAGAGTGTGAACCGGCCCGTAGGGATGAGAGATTTGACCGAcacggagaagaaggtgcgCATCAATTTATAGACCAAGTGCAGTCGTAGCTGATACAGAGCTTGGTAGATTCTTGCTACCTCGGTTCATCCCGCTCTTTCGACGCGGCGACAGTTGAACCAAACGAATACTCCGGGGGAGCATGCGACGAATGGCCTTTCCACTCGCCGCAATGCAGGATTTACCCGTGGGGAAGGCGGGGCCTTTAGTGGATCGTTGGGGAAAATGGGCTCTTTTGGCGGTGGAGTCTTGAGCCCTAGTGGTATTGACCATAAGGCGCCCGGCGCATTGGGTGGAGGCTTTGGCGGTGTGGCGAAAAGGATGAGTAGAAGGAATGAGGACGTTGGCGGAGGTGAGTTTCTGGCCCGAATGTTGTCACTATTGGCTGACTTGTGCAGAATCGAGGTCCTCAGCGGCGACCTGGAGGTCGGGCCCCAAGACTCCTGCCGGTAATTTCGAAGGTGTTCTTGGGTTTGGCAACTCGGCCGCCCCTTCGAGCCCTTCCGTTGAAACTTCGGAGCAGAAAGAAGTGGGGCAGAGAAAATGGAGGATTGCTGCTGGTCTGCCGGCTGGCGAGAGCGATAAGGTATGTTGGTTCTCATGTCTCATTGTCATTGTCGGCTAACATGTTCTCAATGTGTCTTCTAGACTCTTGACGTTCCGATCTCTAATCAGGCCGGCGTGTCAGCCTCTGTGATTGCCACACCTTCAGCTACGCCCATTCCTGATCGTGACGCAACGGTTCTTGACTCGATCCCAGCTCCCACTCCCACTTCCCAGACACCTCAAGTACCCATCCAAGAACCCAAGGAAGATCTTGGTGCTGTTGAGTGGTTCTATCGCGATCCCAATGGTCAAGAGCAAGGACCATTCACTGGCACTCAGATGCACGACTGGTACTCTCACTCATACTTTACCGACGATCTTCCTCTGCGTCGTGCGTCTGAAAGTGACTTTCGTCCATTGTCCGAGCTCAAAGCAGCGACGGGCAACGCTGTTCAGCCTTTCCTCTCGCCCATTCGACCTCGACAGCTGCCTCCCAATCTTCCAATCCCTATCGCTGCCCTTCAACAGCATGCAATGAGCAGTCTTCCGGACAACTTCCGCAACCTCTCTATGCAGTCTCCTATTGGTTCAGACCCGCGCGTCAGCCCTCAGCCTCCCCTCCCTTCTGTCCCAGGCGCTGCCCCCTACATTCCCGGCTACGATACTGCCTTTTCCCACAATTATCCGCTTGGCCATCAACCTCTCGATCAGGTGGCTTCTCCTGGGTATGCTCCCTCTCCCACGCAAGGGTGGAATGCTCTTGCTCCTCAACCATCTCTTCGCATGGGCATGTCTCCCCTTTCTCCTGCTCCATTTAGCAACATTGGTGTGCCTTCACCAATCGGCTCCGCCCCTTTACAGTACatgcagcaacagcaacagcagcagcagcagcagcaccaGGGGTACTTTGGTGCGCCCCAGCAGATGGGCATGAGGTCAGCCCCCGGAGATATCTATGGTCAGCCTCAGCCTTGGGGAGTGCATGGTCTTCAGCAACAGACCGGAGGCTTCCCGCAACAAATAGGTTACCAATCTCAACCCCAAAACCAGCCCCAATCTCAAAATGCCCCTGTTCAGTGGGACCAAGCTCAACTTCCTCAACAAGTATTGTATGAGCAAAGTCAgcctcagcagcagcagcagcagcagcatcaACAGCAGGAGGTCGAGCAGTCAGTGCCTATCTCTGAGCCTGTGGATGAGGGATCTCAATCTGAACAGGTTGAGGAAACTGCACAGATTAAAGTATCTGCTGAACCAGAGGCTGACATCCAGCTTGAGACTGTTGAAGATGTAAAGGAACAACTCGCTATCGACCTcgatcaagaagaggaggatgaagtaGAAGAACTTACTCCTGTCGAATCTCCTGTTATCTCTACCCCCGCTTTCAAGCCTGCTCCTGCGCCTACAACAAGCGCTTGGAAAAAGACTCAGACTCCTAGCGATGAGACCTCTCTCACAGATTCCGTCGATCCCACCCCTGCGCAGGCCGCTTCTATCAGACCCAGCAAACCTACTTCCAGGGAAGAATTTGAGATCATCCCCACCCCTGTTCAGCTTCCCAAGGTTGTGGATGTATCCACTCCAGGCCCCACTGCAGATGTTTCTGCCAGTCCTTCTCTTGAAAGGTCATCTTCTAAGCCTAAGATTGCTCCCTGGGCTATTAAAAATGAGGAGCGCGCCGCCCCTAGTCCCTCTTTGAGAGATATTCAAGAAGCCGAGGCCAGGCGTGCTGAAGCTCGCCGGGTGGCCTTGGCGGAAGCACGTGCGGCGACCGCTTCCCCAGTGCTTGTTTCCGCAAGTTCAGAAGACCTGCCCGCTAGCATGTCTTGGGGTTTGCCGTCACAGACTGGCAAAGGAACTGTCCGTTCTCACTCTCCCGCTACTCCTTCCACCCCTGGTCCTGCTGTAGCTGCATGGGGTGGTGCTGGTGAGGCCCCTAAGAAGACGTTGAAGCAAAttcaggaggaggaagagaagcgCAAGACTCGAGCTGCACAAGCTGCCCGTGTTGCCCAGGGCCAGGCTGCTGGGGTGGGTGCAAATGCAATCCCAAGCGCTGGTAGTACCAGGAGGGGCTATGCTGATTTGGCTGCGGCACCtgtgaagagggaggagattCAACCTGGATGGACTACTGTTGGTGCCGGCGGCAGGGTTGCCAGTTCTTCTGGCGTTCCGAGAGCCGCCACCCCCGTTAACGTTAAGCCTACTCCTGCGCCCGTTGTGAAGCCTGCCGCCGCCCCAGTACCCGTGAAAAAGGCTACAGGCCCTTCTGCATCCACATCCATTGTCGATGACGGTGCCCCTTCAGTCGAATTTGTCCGATGGACCAAGCAAGCCCTCACCGGTTTCAAaggtgatgttgatgacTTCATTTCTGTGCTCTTGTCCTTCCCTATCGATCCTCCTGCCGCTTCTCGAGCAGACCAAATGGAGATTATCAGCGACAGTGTCTACGCCAACAGCTCAACTCTTGATGGCAGAAGGTTCGCTCAAGAGTTCatggcgaagaggaaggcggaTGCGGCTAGGCCTGGTGGGGCGGCTGGTGGCAAGAAGATCTCTAGTTTGGCCGATGTGGTGAAGACTCAGCCAAAACAGACGACCGATGCCGGCTTTAAGGTGGTGAAGgccaagggcaagaagaagaactaAGTTTTCAAAGGTTAATCGTGAACAACATCATGCATGAGCTTTTGATTTCCATGAGCATCTGATATACAATATAATTGTCGTTATGTACAGGGACATAAGCGTCCCACATGTTATTAAAAATCGTTCAGTTGCGTGAAACTTCATTAAAGATGTTTCAACAGATGGGCTTAGTGTCAGACAAAAGGCTGGGCGAGCCCAATaattattttttctttgggCCTCTACGAAAAGTCGATCCAGTCCTCAGCGCAGGCATCCCAGCCCAGCAGTGGTGGGTCTACACCGAGTCCGCGCATGAGGCTCCCATAATTCCACTCGTTGGACGACGATTCTTCCGCATTTCTGCAACTATAGACGAATGATAAGAAATGAGTTGAAACTGTACAGAGATAATGACTTACTTTGAATAATCGTCCACGTCTGACTCATCCATAGGCGTTCTCCTCACCTGAGAGCTTCTGAATTGATAGTTAGCAAAACCATGATCAGAGCCCGTACCATAATACCAAAGTAAAAAGCATACTCTTTGAACGCGTACGTCTTATTTTCTTCCAACTTTTGAAGATATTTCACTACATCCTGATCTCCTTCGTTTTCAAACAGCAGATTCCCCTCAGTATCCACTGGCTCGTCATCCTTGTTCAGAGGTGCTTTTGCCAAATAATCCTGTTGTTCGGGAGTGAGTTCATGAATTGAAGGACCCTCATACCAACCAGACGAGAAAGTATTGGGAGCATAGGCGGACGAAGTCTGGAGAAGACCGTCGTCTAAAGGTCGAGGAATAAGTGAGAAAAGGCGTTCCACCATTTCACGACCCGCATTGCGCCACTGTATTATCAGTTCCTCCAAACGCCCTGCAGAATCGTCGTTCTCATATTTGGCTGCTTTCTTCAACAGCATCACTTCGTTTTGGACAGTCAGTATTGTGGCTTGATGGCCTCGGCGAGTAGATGATAAGGAAGaagtagaaggagaaggagcgcTAGAGCGATCAGATCTGATAGGAGTCTTGAACGGCCTTGTTAATTTGGAGGAGCGATGAGATGGTGTCCACTTTGCCTGCGAATTCAGTGTGCTATCGGTTAAAGTGGAATCGGAGGCGGAGGTACTGGGAGTTGAGGTGATGTCTTTGCTGGGTGTAGAGTCTGGTATGCCACCGGCGAGAGGAGATGCTGATGGCTTGGGCGAAGCTTTAGGGAGGATTACGCGAGTCGGTGGGCGGAATGGTTTCTTCAAAACTCGTTCGGCCTGTCCCGAGATGCTCTAACCTCATGGTGAGCAGATAACGATCAATGCCCTGATGCAATTGACTGACCTGACTCAAAGACCTTTTTTGCCCGCTGCTCTCTGAATCACTTCCAATCACTTTTCTCCCGGACCTTGAATGGAACCCTTGATGCCCAGGGATTCTTCCTACCCTCCATTGCCCTTCGCATGAATCGATAATTTCATCGTCCTCACTTGAACGCCGATGCTTATTGGGATTCTCATCTTGTGCCtctgagaggaagacgtcaggagatggagatctGGGTCGGAGCGTGATCCTGTTGACGAGAGGACGCTTTTTCGGTGCCTTGGCCATTGGCCTCTGCTCTTGAGCAAGCGTCTGATAGTTTGCATCGGAATCCTCGAGCGGCATAACGCAGAGCTCTCCATCATATTCGCTTCTGACCTCCATCACATCATGGTCATCTATGACAGGGTTATCATACTCTGGCATCATGAACTCATGGTGCGAGTGCTCGACGATGGTGGGTGATGGGCTATGAGATGTCGGGCAGACAAGGTGTCTCATTCTTATGGGCTGTATGATAGAAAGAGGATCTTGAACTTGATTTTCATCGGCTGGATTAGCGTAATTTGACAATCTGGCAACGgctccttgtccttgggTTGCAGCTTTGTCGGTGGCCATGGTAATCCCACTGTGATAGGTGATGAGTCGGTTCGGGTTGTATTTATAGTTGGCAATCGGCAGGAAGGTTCGCGAAAGTTGCCTTTGAGCTATGCATTTAGTTGCGGATGCTTGAGGGTAATGTATCTGAAAGAAAGCTGGGGCGGGAAGGATCAGAGAGTAACATAGGTGCCGGCGGAATTCCTGATTGAGTATGAAAACGGGATCGCCCTTTTGGTCAATGGGCCAAGGATGGGAGACTGGATGGAAAGGCTTGACCGTGCCATGGTGATTTTGACGTAAATCAGGTTTCGGCACGTGGACAAGAGTAAGCCGCGGTCGCTTTATGAGGGCCATGGAATGGTAAGGTCCCGCTGGAGGGTCAGCAAATGTGTTCGCTGTGTTCGCTGTGTCTGCTGCCACGAAGGGGTTTTCCAGCTCTCGGCGACGTTTCTTAGACCCGAGCAAGGGGAGTGGGACCCCTTGAACACACCGGGACTTGTTGAGTAGTccttcctgctccttccAAAAGGGATGGTAGATTCGTCGTGCCACGTCACCCGATTGAATAGGGACTAGAATATATGGCTCTTGGGTGCATACGCGCAAGTGAGAAGTGAAGGAATCGGAAAATACTTTGTTTATTACCCATCGATTAGTGATTGATGGACCATCATCCTGCTGCAAGCGCGTCAGAAAAGCTGCACAATCTTTGATTTGTCCTCACATTATCTGTAGGGCCTATCGAGGTAGCATAGGTTGTACgattttctttttcctgcTTCGTCAAGGGCCCTATCAGATCAGTGAGGGACGCAGAGGAGGTATTTGCAATTGAAGAGGCCGCTACAAGAGGTTGGCCAGGATTAATTTCCCACAGTATAAGGGCTTGGGATGTATCGGAATTAGACATTGTGTCTGAGACGAgcgagatgatggagagggGAATGACAACGCATACTGATCCGATGACATTAAGAGGGGAGTGTCTGGAGATCCGTGCGcaggatggaagatgtaGTGGACTTTCCTTCCTTATACATCTTGCTtcctccctttcttcctcgtaGGGTCATTGGAGAGTCTGCGCCATCCAGCGATGCAATGAATGCGGAACATTACTATGGTTTACGAAGCAATTATGCATCGTCCTTCATTTCACCTCTACAGTAACTTCTCATTTGACAGATCCAACACGTAAGAAGTGGTGACGTCCGGATGTTGTTTATGAAGCAAGCTCCGAAGAGGACGACCCGACACATAGTCTCTATGCTATGTGACACGGGCTGTTGCCATCGATCCTCTGTAAACATCCTCACGCCATCCTTCCCGGATCATCTTTCCCCTTAAGCactctcttttccatcaaATCCGGATTCGCCGACCAACGCCGACAGCTAATCAGTCTTCGCTTTTTCTACATCTCAGCACTTTGTCCGCATCATCACCTCCTTTGCCAGTTGTTAGAGGCTCAGTGAGTTTATCACAAGTTCCACCTATAGTTATGCCGTTTTTCTAATAAATTACATTTTACGTCATCAGCAATCCAAAGCAGACGCATCAAAACCCTGTTTTACTGTCACCCGTTATATCTCTCAGGACGCAGAGCCAAGATTTCTCGCTGAACTACCTCGAAGAGACTTCTACAACTATCGTAGCGGATCAGACAGTGAGTCTATCTATTCTAGAGCGACTGTAGGTTATCTGGGCAATCAGAGATCAGGAGACATTAGACGTGGTGTTTGAAGAAGTGACGGAGTCCAAATCACCTACCACTCTAGTTAATTCCCGAACTATGGTCTGTGGACTGTGAATTGCGAGTACATTGTGTGCTCATCGTGAAAACACACGGCTTGCAAAACAATGCCTACCGTATTATATTCTTTCCCCGGAAAGGATGGCTGTTTGCTTCTTTGGTCCTGGGACCTAACTGCACAAACAATCGCTTGTAGCATATCGTTCTCTGTTTAATGAAGGAAGTGTCACGTTGGTCTTTTCGTTGTGGATATGGACTTTGGGCCATCTTCCGGGCGCCGGTGGATTAGGAGAATGTACCCAAGACACCAAATAAGGCGCTGGCCCCGTATGGACTTTGGGCTGTTATCTGTGAGAGAAA
Encoded here:
- a CDS encoding hypothetical protein (HMMPfam hit to APC10, Anaphase-promoting complex, subunit 10 (APC10), score: 157.6, E(): 2.7e-44), producing the protein MSSPAPNTPSPPSHTAGLPSSLLILERPELSHLAQWSVSSHKYGFGVDNLRDGNDSTFWQSEGAQPHTIDLAFPRKVMISAIAVHMSHPRDDSYTPSKIGIRCGTGVHDLQEVRYMEFSKPDGWHLIPLRPMEHTASRMEKEGPPIPCHFLRVLIFANHLNGKDTHVRGLKVFGPPGIFSFNHDVPAGGG
- a CDS encoding hypothetical protein (HMMPfam hit to ApbA, Ketopantoate reductase PanE/ApbA, score: 86.1, E(): 8.5e-23), which gives rise to MGRVHILGIGSIGTLIAHHLRLAHPSLPLTLLVRNASLFSDLSVTRNGITSRSSNYDFESPNSEGCHITSLIVTLKTTQTLSAIRPLLPRLSPTSVVTLLQNGMGVYDELCEHLWPENTNRPFFVLGTTPHGVAPAGGKGVIGHHTPNGHGDIKWGVVPHPRKVADPLEKWLFGSNSTAIESPLQLPAVPEGSGDLTNLHFTLSALLSTTPLNPMLLSYHQLRLALLLKLAVNAVVNPLTAILGRGQLRNGTLSTYSGGTALVEAVVDETSRVFLSYLQTQSFSSEELQAFQPHVLQQHLTNIIASTVDNTSSMAVDIREKRLTEVDYINGYVVKLGEKMGLETPVNEMLYNMVKFIESI
- a CDS encoding hypothetical protein (HMMPfam hit to GYF, GYF domain, score: 70.0, E(): 6.1e-18); the encoded protein is MSMHFAPQWAKPIKPSGSTTTTPTTEVPLRKSTTSSPFPALPANPRSASPTTTTHPTLSYSRVTHTPSSPNVATDGYFPNQDLNGGMVNVHPFRYSREQILSLFDESKFKERPIELVEMAEGGGVLVSQSVNRPVGMRDLTDTEKKILATSVHPALSTRRQLNQTNTPGEHATNGLSTRRNAGFTRGEGGAFSGSLGKMGSFGGGVLSPSGIDHKAPGALGGGFGGVAKRMSRRNEDVGGESRSSAATWRSGPKTPAGNFEGVLGFGNSAAPSSPSVETSEQKEVGQRKWRIAAGLPAGESDKVSPTPTSQTPQVPIQEPKEDLGAVEWFYRDPNGQEQGPFTGTQMHDWYSHSYFTDDLPLRRASESDFRPLSELKAATGNAVQPFLSPIRPRQLPPNLPIPIAALQQHAMSSLPDNFRNLSMQSPIGSDPRVSPQPPLPSVPGAAPYIPGYDTAFSHNYPLGHQPLDQVASPGYAPSPTQGWNALAPQPSLRMGMSPLSPAPFSNIGVPSPIGSAPLQYMQQQQQQQQQQHQGYFGAPQQMGMRSAPGDIYGQPQPWGVHGLQQQTGGFPQQIGYQSQPQNQPQSQNAPVQWDQAQLPQQVLYEQSQPQQQQQQQHQQQEVEQSVPISEPVDEGSQSEQVEETAQIKVSAEPEADIQLETVEDVKEQLAIDLDQEEEDEVEELTPVESPVISTPAFKPAPAPTTSAWKKTQTPSDETSLTDSVDPTPAQAASIRPSKPTSREEFEIIPTPVQLPKVVDVSTPGPTADVSASPSLERSSSKPKIAPWAIKNEERAAPSPSLRDIQEAEARRAEARRVALAEARAATASPVLVSASSEDLPASMSWGLPSQTGKGTVRSHSPATPSTPGPAVAAWGGAGEAPKKTLKQIQEEEEKRKTRAAQAARVAQGQAAGVGANAIPSAGSTRRGYADLAAAPVKREEIQPGWTTVGAGGRVASSSGVPRAATPVNVKPTPAPVVKPAAAPVPVKKATGPSASTSIVDDGAPSVEFVRWTKQALTGFKGDVDDFISVLLSFPIDPPAASRADQMEIISDSVYANSSTLDGRRFAQEFMAKRKADAARPGGAAGGKKISSLADVVKTQPKQTTDAGFKVVKAKGKKKN